The following coding sequences lie in one Primulina huaijiensis isolate GDHJ02 chromosome 2, ASM1229523v2, whole genome shotgun sequence genomic window:
- the LOC140970632 gene encoding beta-glucosidase 13-like, producing MANLRCPAGTMLALLLFLICSSVTPTALGYEYELSNFSRSGFPPGFLFGAASSAYQYEGAAFEDGKGPSIWDNFTHRYPEKILDRSNGDVAMDFYHRYKGDVKIMKYLGLDVFRMSISWPRILPRGSLSGGVNQKGIDFYRNVFKELIANGVTPFVTLFHWDLPQELEDQYRGFLSPLIVNDFRDYVELCFKEFGDLVKYWLTANEPFSFTDGGYDGGFIGNLAPYRCSPWANCPQGNSATEPYIVGHHLLLCHAEAVKVYKEKFQATQKGKIGIALVTHWFTPYSNSTADVRAAKRVTDFIFGWFTDPVVHGDYPKVMRSILGNRLPNFTDDQRKSLKGSFDFLGINYYTGNYASYSPSNAINVSSNTDYMAKLTTSKNGVPIGQPTGVGSFFVYPEGLRKLLVYVKDNYNNPTIYITENGIGDSDKGTIEESVTDPQRIDFYNRHLKAVQEAIGEGVKVKGFLAWSFLDCYEWNSGYTLKFGICHVDFQNNLTRTVKNSGIWFKNSLQNK from the exons ATGGCGAATTTGCGGTGCCCTGCAGGGACAATGCTAGCCCTTCTACTCTTTCTCATTTGCTCATCAGTCACTCCCACGGCActtggatacgaatacgaactCTCGAATTTCAGCCGGAGCGGTTTTCCGCCTGGTTTTCTGTTCGGAGCTGCCTCCTCCGCCTACCAG TATGAAGGTGCTGCATTTGAAGATGGAAAGGGGCCAAGCATATGGGATAATTTCACCCACAGATATCCAG AAAAAATATTGGATAGGAGCAACGGAGATGTTGCTATGGATTTTTATCATCGATACAAG GGTGACGTGAAAATAATGAAGTACTTGGGACTCGACGTATTTAGAATGTCCATTTCTTGGCCTCGAATACTACCTC GTGGGAGTTTGAGTGGAGGTGTGAACCAGAAAGGGATTGACTTTTACAGGAATGTCTTCAAGGAGCTCATAGCAAATG GTGTAACTCCATTTGTGACACTATTTCATTGGGATCTGCCTCAAGAACTAGAAGATCAGTACAGGGGCTTTTTAAGTCCTCTAATCGT AAATGATTTTAGAGATTATGTGGAACTTTGCTTCAAGGAGTTTGGTGATCTAGTAAAGTATTGGCTCACAGCAAACGAGCCATTTTCTTTCACGGACGGTGGCTATGACGGTGGATTCATCGGAAACCTTGCCCCTTATCGGTGCTCCCCATGGGCGAATTGCCCACAAGGAAATTCAGCAACAGAACCTTATATAGTAGGACATCATCTTCTCCTCTGTCATGCAGAAGCTGTCAAAGTTTACAAGGAGAAATTCCAG GCAACTCAGAAAGGTAAAATAGGGATAGCCTTGGTGACTCATTGGTTCACCCCTTATTCAAATAGCACTGCCGATGTTCGCGCAGCCAAACGAGTAACTGATTTCATCTTCGGATG GTTTACTGATCCTGTGGTTCATGGAGATTATCCAAAAGTTATGAGATCCATATTGGGTAATCGATTACCCAATTTCACAGATGATCAAAGAAAATCTCTTAAAGGATCCTTTGATTTTCTGGGAATAAACTATTATACTGGGAATTATGCATCTTATTCTCCTTCCAATGCCATCAATGTTAGCAGCAATACAGATTACATGGCTAAACTTACAA CTTCAAAAAATGGAGTGCCCATCGGTCAGCCG ACTGGAGTGGGTTCCTTCTTCGTGTACCCAGAAGGATTACGTAAGCTTCTAGTCTACGTCAAAGATAACTACAACAATCCAACAATTTATATTACAGAAAACG GGATTGGTGACTCGGACAAGGGTACCATAGAAGAGAGCGTAACAGACCCACAGCGAATTGATTTCTACAATCGTCATCTTAAGGCTGTTCAAGAAGCCATTGG AGAAGGCGTGAAAGTGAAGGGTTTCTTGGCATGGTCATTCTTGGATTGTTACGAGTGGAATTCTGGTTACACCTTGAAATTTGGTATTTGTCACGTGGACTTCCAAAATAACCTCACCAGAACCGTAAAAAATTCTGGTATCTGGTTCAAGAATTCCctgcaaaataaataa
- the LOC140970634 gene encoding uncharacterized protein gives MGDENLIGENLMDLDLNQEPVDPPVGSVERFGFLLNELETAHGRIEQRIRQLEAVTARARQRQRWRQARNNSETGHSSGELMVDLNGERLVLDGSGLERTIGRGEGYKRDSSHLVAKALEMNLEVKKVDKEGGSFYDCNICLDLAKEPVLTCCGHLFCWVCFYQVSYIDSTSKECPVCKGEVSDSTVIPIYGNDSSEHVSELESGLKIPPRPRARRVESVRQQRLTRGMSNLPVSEALRRIRISLGAMGDQAHGQVAGAVPIIDAGSQEAQNAEAAGSRRERIQQVSRVLTESAASLSSLSSALNNAERLVEDLETVINNRFVRSDSRISSIAVGNPFTRNVPMVQSELHHPDSSGEINSTLPVPSSEVSGSLVHTMLRRSGDELGLQVPPSSSSSPYFSRRRSIMARLNDLDSRDLRETRRRRLN, from the coding sequence ATGGGCGATGAAAATTTGATTGGTGAGAATTTGAtggatcttgatttgaatcaAGAACCTGTGGACCCACCGGTGGGTTCGGTTGAAAGATTTGGTTTCTTGTTGAACGAATTGGAAACTGCACATGGTAGGATAGAGCAGAGGATTCGACAGCTCGAGGCTGTCACTGCTCGAGCAAGGCAACGCCAGAGGTGGCGACAAGCTCGAAATAACTCGGAAACTGGTCATTCTTCGGGTGAATTAATGGTTGATTTGAATGGTGAGAGACTTGTTCTTGATGGAAGTGGTCTAGAAAGGACTATTGGGAGAGGTGAAGGTTATAAAAGAGATAGTTCTCATTTGGTGGCGAAGGCATTGGAGATGAATTTGGAGGTCAAGAAGGTTGACAAGGAAGGTGGGAGCTTTTACGATTGTAATATATGCCTGGATCTAGCTAAGGAGCCTGTCTTAACTTGTTGTGGTCACTTGTTTTGTTGGGTGTGTTTTTATCAGGTATCATATATTGATTCAACTTCGAAGGAATGCCCTGTTTGTAAGGGAGAGGTATCGGATAGCACGGTAATTCCAATTTATGGAAATGATAGTAGCGAGCATGTATCTGAGTTGGAATCTGGCTTGAAGATACCTCCAAGACCTAGAGCTCGTAGAGTTGAGAGTGTTAGGCAACAACGCCTAACTCGTGGTATGTCCAATCTTCCTGTTTCAGAAGCATTGAGGCGTATTAGGATTAGTCTTGGTGCTATGGGCGATCAGGCTCACGGGCAGGTTGCTGGTGCGGTTCCCATTATTGATGCAGGTTCTCAGGAGGCGCAAAATGCCGAAGCAGCTGGAAGCCGGCGTGAGAGGATCCAGCAAGTTTCAAGAGTGTTAACAGAAAGTGCTGCATCTCTTTCTTCCCTTTCATCTGCTTTGAATAACGCGGAAAGGTTGGTTGAAGACTTGGAGACTGTTATTAACAATCGGTTTGTACGAAGTGAttcaagaatatcatcaattgCTGTTGGAAATCCATTTACTAGGAATGTTCCTATGGTGCAGTCTGAACTCCATCATCCGGATTCGAGTGGAGAGATCAACTCTACTTTACCTGTTCCATCCTCTGAAGTTTCTGGTTCTCTAGTGCACACCATGTTGCGGAGAAGTGGTGATGAGCTTGGTCTGCAGGTGCCCccatcatcatcttcttctcctTATTTTTCCCGAAGAAGAAGCATTATGGCACGGCTTAACGACCTTGATAGTCGCGATCTGCGCGAGACTAGAAGGAGAAGGTTGAACTGA